Proteins co-encoded in one Hyla sarda isolate aHylSar1 chromosome 4, aHylSar1.hap1, whole genome shotgun sequence genomic window:
- the STC2 gene encoding stanniocalcin-2 encodes MCRELLSRLVTLGLVFASLDAVYGTDATDLPESNQDRDKLANLKGRLSLQNTAEIQHCLVNAGDVGCGVFECFENNSCEIRGLHEICMTFLHNAGRFDAQGKSFIKDALKCKAHGLRHKFSCISRKCPAIKEMVYQLQKECYAKHDLCSAAKENVQVIVEMIHFKDLLLHEPYVDLVNILLTCGDEVKEAITRSVQAQCAQNWGSLCHVLSFCTTAIQGDALVGSSASPARKQGDLVKADSGKSSRSHTDSSSQSDLEKDAKATKNEKINKLQPNNRGKTSFNKMVFSATESSDKPVGLTDIRR; translated from the exons ATGTGCAGGGAACTCCTCAGCAGGCTAGTCACACTGGGGCTGGTGTTTGCAAGCCTTGATGCAGTTTATGGGACAGATGCTACTGACCTGCCTGAGAGTAACCAGGATAGAGACAAGCTGGCTAATCTGAAAGGAAGGCTCTCCCTGCAGAACACAG CTGAAATTCAGCATTGTCTAGTCAACGCTGGAGATGTTGGGTGTGGAGTCTTTGAATGCTTCGAGAACAATTCCTGTGAGATCCGGGGTCTACATGAAATCTGTATGACCTTCCTGCACAATGCTggtagatttgatgcacag GGAAAGTCTTTTATCAAGGATGCCCTCAAATGCAAGGCGCATGGACTGAGACATAAATTCAGTTGTATCAGTCGTAAGTGCCCAGCCATTAAAGAGATGGTGTACCAGCTCCAGAAGGAATGCTATGCCAAGCATGACCTCTGCTCCGCTGCCAAGGAAAATGTCCAAGTTATTGTGGAGATGATTCACTTCAAAGACCTCCTGTTACATGA ACCCTATGTTGACTTGGTCAACATTCTGTTGACCTGTGGAGATGAGGTAAAAGAAGCAATAACCCGTAGTGTACAAGCCCAGTGTGCCCAGAACTGGGGAAGCCTCTGTCATGTTCTTAGCTTTTGCACCACTGCCATTCAAGGAGATGCGTTAGTAGGGTCAAGTGCCAGCCCTGCAAGAAAGCAAGGAGATTTAGTAAAAGCAGACTCGGGGAAGTCCTCTCGTAGTCACACTGATTCTAGCTCTCAATCTGATCTGGAAAAAGATGCCAAAgccacaaaaaatgaaaaaatcaacAAGTTACAACCAAATAATCGTGGAAAGACGAGCTTCAATAAAATGGTGTTTAGTGCCACAGAGAGCTCTGATAAACCGGTTGGTCTAACAGATATCCGGAGGTGA